A window of Mucilaginibacter paludis DSM 18603 contains these coding sequences:
- a CDS encoding penicillin-binding protein activator LpoB, protein MKLNKLVTIAALLTSGFIITSCSRQVTRVSTDQTIDISGSWNNSDSRMVAEDLTGKILNGPWITNFQTEQQGKRPTVIVGFVQNKSHEHIDAETFLKDVENSFIQTQKIRLVQGGKKREELRAEKEDQQNNASVSSMKKFGLENGADFILQGSINSIVDAHKRQKVVYYQVNLELTNIQTNEVVWIGEKKIAKYVKN, encoded by the coding sequence ATGAAACTTAATAAATTAGTAACCATAGCCGCACTTTTAACTTCAGGATTCATCATAACATCATGCTCCAGGCAGGTAACCCGCGTAAGTACCGATCAAACGATCGATATCAGCGGTTCATGGAATAACAGCGACTCGAGGATGGTTGCCGAAGATTTAACCGGTAAAATTTTAAACGGCCCCTGGATCACCAATTTCCAAACAGAACAGCAAGGCAAGAGGCCAACCGTTATTGTTGGTTTTGTTCAGAATAAAAGCCATGAACATATTGATGCCGAAACCTTTTTAAAGGATGTAGAAAACTCGTTTATACAAACGCAAAAGATACGCCTGGTACAGGGAGGCAAAAAGCGTGAAGAGCTGCGTGCCGAGAAAGAAGACCAGCAAAACAACGCCTCTGTTTCGTCAATGAAAAAATTCGGGCTGGAAAACGGTGCCGATTTTATTTTACAGGGCTCTATCAATTCTATCGTGGATGCGCACAAACGCCAAAAGGTTGTTTATTACCAGGTAAATTTGGAGTTAACCAATATCCAAACCAACGAAGTGGTATGGATAGGCGAGAAAAAAATAGCCAAATACGTTAAAAACTAA
- a CDS encoding PspC domain-containing protein, translating to MENKLYRDEHRKVIGGVCAGLANYFNVDVSLVRVVFVLALLLKGGGFLIYFILWAVIPARPFYTVDDQFFTPPLKQPEPFVPAKKTISTGSLIGGIVLIMLGGYLLLEEYDIIPDLDFDKFWPVVLIVIGLVLMFGFWRRKPEPEQPKAATWDQKDTEAENKNDNDISSTDYTKTI from the coding sequence ATGGAAAACAAATTATACCGAGATGAGCACCGTAAAGTGATAGGCGGTGTTTGCGCCGGTTTGGCAAATTATTTTAATGTAGATGTATCGCTGGTGAGGGTAGTGTTTGTACTTGCCCTGCTACTAAAAGGCGGAGGCTTTTTAATATACTTCATTTTATGGGCGGTAATTCCGGCCAGGCCCTTTTATACCGTTGACGATCAGTTTTTTACTCCACCACTTAAACAACCGGAACCTTTTGTGCCAGCTAAAAAAACGATATCTACCGGCAGCCTTATCGGTGGCATAGTGCTTATTATGTTAGGCGGCTATTTACTGCTCGAAGAATATGATATCATTCCGGATCTGGATTTTGATAAATTTTGGCCAGTGGTACTGATCGTTATCGGGTTGGTTTTAATGTTTGGTTTTTGGCGTCGCAAACCCGAGCCGGAACAACCCAAGGCGGCAACCTGGGATCAAAAAGACACTGAAGCCGAAAATAAAAACGACAACGATATTTCATCTACTGATTATACTAAAACGATATAA
- a CDS encoding ubiquinone-dependent pyruvate dehydrogenase has translation MSKNVADQLVEMLVDAGVKRIYAVTGDSLNQVNDAVRRNGKIQWIHVRHEEVGAYAAGAEAQLEGIACCAGSSGPGHVHLINGLYDAHRSGAPVIAIASTIPSFEFGTDYFQETNTIKLFDDCSYYNQLATTPKQFPRMFQTAIQHAIQKKGVAVLGLPGDLTSMDAEDSPTAMQVFKNEAVVKPSDADLQTLAELLNKHQKITIFCGIGAKSAHDEVVELAGKLKATVGYSFRAKMSIQYDNPYEVGMTGLLGLPAAYHSMHESDLVLLLGTDFPYTPFMPLNAKIVQIDLKPERIGRRAKVDIGLMGDIKDTLIALHPLLHRKEDDSFLKAQLKVYADVKEKMQTYIEDKGKRDAIHPEYVASVIDKLADNDTIFTVDTGMSCVWGARYINATGKRVMLGSFNHGSMANAMPQALGAALTYPGRQVVALCGDGGISMLLGDMATIAQYNLPVKLVVFNNKSLGMVKLEMEVAGLPDWQTDMVNPDFAAVAKAMNIKGVTVTDPDDVNQAIREAFSFNGPVLINIMTDPNALAMPPKVEFEQVKGMALSMTKMVLNGRMDEVLDTVKANYKHLKDVF, from the coding sequence ATGTCAAAAAATGTAGCCGACCAATTGGTTGAAATGCTGGTTGATGCCGGCGTTAAAAGAATATATGCCGTTACCGGCGATAGCTTAAACCAGGTAAACGACGCCGTAAGGCGTAACGGGAAAATCCAGTGGATCCATGTAAGGCACGAGGAGGTTGGCGCTTACGCTGCAGGAGCCGAAGCGCAACTGGAGGGAATTGCCTGTTGCGCGGGCAGCAGCGGCCCCGGCCATGTGCATTTAATTAATGGTTTGTACGATGCCCATCGTTCTGGCGCGCCGGTAATTGCCATTGCTTCAACCATCCCGAGCTTTGAGTTTGGTACCGATTATTTCCAGGAAACCAATACCATTAAATTGTTTGACGATTGCAGCTATTACAACCAGTTGGCTACTACGCCCAAGCAATTTCCGCGGATGTTCCAAACGGCTATACAGCATGCCATCCAAAAGAAGGGTGTGGCGGTATTAGGCTTGCCCGGCGACCTTACTTCGATGGATGCCGAGGATAGCCCTACGGCTATGCAGGTTTTCAAAAACGAAGCGGTAGTTAAGCCGTCGGACGCGGACTTGCAAACCCTGGCAGAGCTGTTAAATAAACATCAAAAAATTACCATCTTTTGCGGTATTGGCGCCAAAAGTGCTCACGATGAGGTGGTTGAATTGGCCGGAAAATTGAAGGCCACAGTGGGCTACTCTTTCCGTGCTAAAATGAGCATTCAATACGATAATCCTTACGAAGTGGGTATGACGGGTCTTTTAGGGCTACCCGCTGCTTACCATAGCATGCACGAATCGGACCTGGTGTTGTTATTAGGTACCGATTTTCCGTACACGCCTTTTATGCCCCTGAATGCCAAAATTGTTCAGATCGATTTAAAGCCTGAACGCATAGGCCGCAGGGCCAAAGTTGATATCGGTCTGATGGGAGATATTAAGGATACGCTGATCGCCCTGCATCCATTACTCCACCGGAAAGAAGATGACAGCTTTTTAAAGGCGCAGCTGAAAGTTTATGCCGATGTGAAGGAGAAGATGCAGACTTATATTGAGGACAAAGGGAAAAGGGATGCCATCCATCCCGAATACGTGGCATCGGTAATTGATAAACTGGCCGATAACGATACCATTTTTACGGTAGATACAGGCATGTCATGCGTGTGGGGCGCCCGGTATATTAACGCCACCGGGAAACGGGTTATGCTCGGGTCGTTTAATCACGGCTCTATGGCTAACGCTATGCCACAGGCTTTAGGTGCGGCTTTAACCTATCCGGGCAGGCAGGTGGTGGCCTTATGTGGCGATGGAGGGATATCGATGCTGTTGGGCGATATGGCTACCATTGCACAGTACAACTTACCTGTTAAACTTGTGGTATTCAATAATAAATCGTTAGGGATGGTGAAACTGGAGATGGAAGTTGCGGGCCTTCCCGATTGGCAAACCGATATGGTGAATCCGGATTTTGCAGCCGTAGCCAAAGCGATGAATATCAAAGGTGTAACGGTAACTGATCCTGACGATGTAAACCAGGCCATCCGCGAAGCGTTTTCATTCAACGGCCCTGTACTCATCAACATCATGACTGA
- a CDS encoding LiaI-LiaF-like domain-containing protein: protein MRNDKLIPGTILVIIGILFLMDNFGLIHFSWSNFFHLWPIILVIAGVNLVFSHNRSGVATAIKIIVLIVGLGFLIFSGLRRHQYDNNWDFGFNRHYDYNDSDTTDDNDDDEMDGDSIVKVEGNGHYQEAYKPEIKLARLNITGGGTSYTLKDATNNLFEADTKEYSDRYVLTSSVDSATQTLDFDMNNKHHHGIHFNFGGNKANKAYIKLNNNPEWEIRVQTGATKLDFDLTNFKIRKLKLEGGAASFHVKMGQPLAESRVEVSTGVSEVSLNVPQNAACRITTETGLSSKSITGFQNTGENEYETPGFDKAANKMYIKLSGGISDFKVKQY from the coding sequence ATGCGGAACGATAAATTAATTCCGGGTACAATCCTGGTCATCATAGGGATACTTTTTTTGATGGATAACTTTGGCCTTATTCATTTCAGTTGGAGTAACTTTTTTCACCTTTGGCCAATAATTCTTGTAATTGCAGGTGTAAACCTGGTGTTTTCGCACAACCGCTCCGGAGTGGCAACGGCTATCAAAATAATTGTTTTGATTGTGGGCCTGGGCTTTTTAATATTCAGTGGCCTAAGGCGGCACCAGTATGATAATAACTGGGACTTTGGTTTTAACAGGCATTATGACTACAACGACTCGGACACTACCGATGATAATGATGACGACGAGATGGATGGCGATTCGATTGTAAAGGTTGAAGGGAATGGGCATTATCAAGAAGCCTACAAGCCCGAAATTAAACTTGCCCGCTTAAATATTACCGGTGGTGGTACAAGCTACACATTGAAAGATGCAACTAACAATCTTTTTGAGGCCGATACCAAAGAGTATAGCGATAGGTATGTGTTAACAAGCAGTGTTGATTCGGCCACGCAGACGCTCGATTTTGATATGAATAATAAGCACCACCATGGTATACACTTTAACTTTGGCGGGAATAAAGCCAACAAAGCTTATATTAAATTAAACAATAACCCGGAGTGGGAGATCAGGGTGCAAACCGGGGCTACCAAGCTCGATTTTGATTTAACCAACTTTAAGATCAGGAAATTGAAACTGGAAGGCGGCGCGGCATCTTTCCACGTAAAAATGGGTCAGCCCTTAGCCGAAAGCAGGGTGGAGGTTTCTACTGGTGTATCCGAAGTTTCGCTGAATGTGCCTCAAAACGCAGCTTGCCGTATCACAACCGAAACCGGCCTTTCCTCTAAAAGTATTACCGGCTTTCAAAATACCGGCGAGAACGAATACGAAACGCCGGGGTTTGATAAAGCTGCTAATAAAATGTATATTAAGCTAAGCGGTGGCATATCTGATTTTAAGGTGAAACAGTATTGA
- a CDS encoding RDD family protein, whose product MNNEYYILKDGQRVGPFNTQELMDKPLESDDVILLPSQTQGIPAYTMPEFKSYFKSEGIYYPTRENTSTYFLRLPAYIIDAFVVAIGTEILALFIFPQYMFKLQGVFTLELMKDPNALAQTLKKYSTDVIIIHTVLSLMIILYNAICESSKIRASIGKYVLGLAVVDESGYSLSFGQAFKRNIGKIIYLIMDFLIGALSYIAYMRIIWGDRHQAIHDRFAACFVVSKKM is encoded by the coding sequence ATGAATAACGAATATTACATTTTAAAAGACGGTCAAAGAGTTGGCCCATTCAACACTCAGGAGTTAATGGACAAGCCTCTGGAATCCGATGATGTTATTTTGTTACCATCGCAAACACAGGGAATCCCGGCTTATACGATGCCGGAATTCAAATCTTATTTTAAAAGTGAAGGTATTTACTATCCCACTCGTGAAAATACATCAACTTATTTTTTGCGTTTACCAGCCTACATTATCGATGCTTTTGTTGTCGCGATTGGTACAGAGATACTCGCTCTATTTATTTTCCCGCAATACATGTTTAAGCTCCAGGGGGTTTTTACGTTGGAATTGATGAAGGATCCTAATGCGTTAGCACAAACTCTGAAGAAATACAGCACTGATGTGATTATTATTCATACTGTATTGTCGTTGATGATAATACTGTATAACGCGATCTGCGAATCGAGCAAGATAAGGGCATCAATAGGGAAATACGTTTTAGGCTTAGCCGTTGTTGACGAATCAGGTTACAGCCTATCTTTTGGCCAGGCATTTAAACGCAACATTGGTAAAATCATCTATCTGATTATGGATTTTTTAATCGGCGCTCTTTCTTACATAGCCTATATGCGAATCATCTGGGGCGACCGCCATCAGGCCATACACGACAGGTTTGCCGCATGCTTTGTAGTTAGTAAAAAAATGTAG
- a CDS encoding ABC transporter ATP-binding protein, producing the protein MIETINIHKTFGENKVLQGINAQLKPGMNNLIIGGSGSGKTTLLKCIVGLHEPTEGEVLYDGQNFTNMDFVERVPIRKQIGMLFQSSALFDSMTVEDNIIFPLNLFTKMPRSEKIDRANFCLERVNLAGKNKLYPSELSGGMKKRVGIARAISMQPKYLFVDEPNSGLDPKTSILIDELIAEITQEYQTTTVVVTHDMNSVMGIGDHIIFLNEGKKWWEGSNKEIAHTDNPELNSFVFASKFMQAAREKL; encoded by the coding sequence ATGATAGAAACGATAAACATTCACAAAACTTTTGGCGAAAATAAAGTACTGCAGGGTATTAACGCGCAATTAAAACCGGGGATGAATAACCTGATTATCGGTGGCTCTGGTTCGGGCAAAACCACTTTACTTAAATGTATCGTTGGCTTGCATGAGCCTACAGAAGGCGAAGTACTGTACGATGGGCAAAATTTCACCAACATGGACTTTGTAGAACGCGTACCCATCCGTAAGCAGATTGGGATGCTGTTTCAAAGTTCGGCCCTGTTCGATTCGATGACGGTTGAGGATAACATTATTTTTCCGCTCAACCTTTTTACCAAGATGCCACGGTCTGAAAAGATTGACCGGGCTAACTTTTGCCTCGAACGGGTAAACCTTGCCGGCAAAAACAAACTGTACCCATCAGAGCTTTCGGGCGGGATGAAAAAACGCGTAGGTATTGCCCGCGCCATATCCATGCAGCCTAAGTATTTGTTTGTCGATGAGCCAAACTCGGGTCTTGACCCTAAAACATCTATCCTGATTGATGAACTGATAGCCGAAATTACCCAGGAATATCAAACCACTACGGTAGTAGTAACACACGATATGAACTCGGTAATGGGTATTGGCGATCATATCATCTTTTTAAACGAGGGTAAAAAATGGTGGGAAGGCAGCAATAAAGAGATTGCCCATACCGATAATCCGGAGCTGAACAGCTTTGTATTCGCCAGTAAATTTATGCAGGCGGCAAGGGAGAAGCTATAG
- a CDS encoding SDR family oxidoreductase, whose product MENVIITGATKGMGRAIAIAFAKQGTNLAICSRNNEELLILKEQLIKINPEIKIVSRQTDCSIKDEVLTFAGLAEQELGFISVIINNVGVYEPLSILDEDEFAFQRMLDINLMPSYQLYRYFGKTMMASGRGHIFTICSVAAINPVAEAGMYSVTKFALLGLSKVMRLEMQDYGVKVTTLLPGSTLTESWKDTGLSPDRFVSPDDVASSIIAAWKMSKGANIDEIVIKPVWGQV is encoded by the coding sequence ATGGAAAATGTGATCATCACCGGCGCAACCAAAGGCATGGGCCGGGCAATTGCCATAGCCTTTGCTAAACAAGGAACAAACCTGGCTATTTGTTCGCGTAATAATGAAGAATTATTGATTTTAAAGGAACAACTCATCAAGATAAATCCCGAAATAAAAATTGTAAGCCGCCAAACCGACTGTAGTATCAAGGACGAGGTATTAACTTTTGCAGGCCTTGCCGAGCAGGAATTGGGCTTTATAAGTGTAATTATAAATAATGTGGGCGTGTACGAACCATTGAGCATATTGGATGAAGATGAATTTGCCTTTCAGCGCATGCTGGATATCAACTTGATGCCTTCGTATCAGTTATATCGTTATTTTGGTAAAACCATGATGGCATCCGGCCGCGGACATATCTTTACCATATGCTCGGTGGCCGCTATAAACCCCGTTGCAGAAGCCGGCATGTATTCTGTAACTAAATTTGCCCTGCTGGGTCTAAGTAAAGTAATGAGGCTCGAGATGCAGGATTACGGTGTAAAGGTAACTACGCTTTTACCGGGATCAACATTAACAGAATCGTGGAAAGATACCGGTTTATCTCCGGATAGGTTTGTATCTCCTGATGATGTTGCTTCGTCAATTATAGCAGCCTGGAAAATGAGCAAAGGTGCTAATATTGACGAGATCGTAATTAAACCTGTATGGGGCCAGGTGTAA
- a CDS encoding RDD family protein — protein MDDEYLLVVNGKPEGPYTLDELRAKRIQADDFVKTASMVDYKEAHEIAELRSIFGFRLQSVVPQYFGAFDQRVLAALIDWLIVTGVFVVPALLAVLLIGDKQIRVILSLSLLVVVPLANLVYHIVMEGSARQATFGKKVLKIRVCNLDGSDIDTAKAAGRNLAKVFSALTFFVGYIICFFNKKQQCLHDMIAGTLVMRDRLV, from the coding sequence ATGGATGACGAATATTTATTAGTGGTAAATGGTAAGCCCGAAGGGCCATATACACTGGATGAGCTAAGGGCAAAACGCATTCAGGCGGATGATTTTGTTAAAACAGCATCGATGGTTGATTATAAGGAAGCGCACGAAATTGCCGAACTGCGTTCCATATTTGGCTTTCGTTTACAATCGGTTGTGCCGCAATATTTCGGAGCTTTTGATCAGCGTGTGCTGGCCGCCCTTATCGATTGGCTTATTGTAACCGGAGTATTTGTTGTACCGGCCCTTTTGGCTGTATTGCTAATCGGCGATAAGCAAATCCGTGTCATTTTATCCCTTAGTCTTTTGGTCGTTGTTCCCTTAGCCAACCTGGTGTATCATATTGTAATGGAGGGTTCCGCGCGGCAGGCTACCTTCGGTAAAAAGGTTTTGAAGATCAGGGTTTGTAACCTGGATGGCTCTGATATTGACACCGCCAAAGCAGCGGGGCGTAACCTGGCTAAGGTGTTTTCTGCGCTTACGTTTTTCGTTGGTTATATCATTTGTTTTTTTAATAAAAAACAACAGTGCCTGCACGATATGATAGCCGGAACTTTGGTGATGCGCGACAGATTGGTTTGA
- the ispG gene encoding (E)-4-hydroxy-3-methylbut-2-enyl-diphosphate synthase, whose product MNAEAIKALKGGYCNSLTEYSRFVTREVTIGDVPMGGNNPIRIQSMTTTNTMDTLGTVEQSIRMVDAGCEYVRITAPSIKEAQNLAEIKKELRKRGYTVPLVADIHFTPNAAEVAARIVEKVRVNPGNYADKKKFDQLEYTPAEYQAELDRIYQKFAPLVKICKEYGTAMRIGTNHGSLSDRIMSQYGDTPRGMVESAMEFMRMCEALNYYNLVISMKSSNPQVMVQAYRMLVETMVAEGMNYPLHLGVTEAGDGEDGRIKSAVGIGTLLEDGLGDTVRVSLTEEPEYESPVAIALVNRYFVRGQRGGSLESGVLSLEPVGSSHNSGLTTQDSRLETQNSELKTPDPVTERRHTYEANAFIGGHMVPRVVVDLSAKNLKDPAVLNDAGYLYSELLDKYNMAEQSVDFVYLANQLPSFNFPGNLKQLYNYETWKTLTDKTNCHPVYNLSEYISATERDYALNLVIVKPGDLETDDFGLLPLNNTLVFVLETDAINGMQDQRGFFFKLQELGLDVPVIIKRTYPENEFDLSKYGDITSPEEPVSKLQLYAATDMGALLVDGLGDGIWIDAPSIPVKTITSTAFGILQATRSRISKTEYISCPSCGRTLFDLQETTQMIRSRTSHLKGLKIGIMGCIVNGPGEMADADYGYVGAGPDKITLYRGKEVVQKNVSAANALDQLIGIIKGDGNWIEPAV is encoded by the coding sequence ATGAACGCTGAAGCAATTAAGGCCCTGAAGGGTGGTTACTGTAATTCGTTAACGGAATATTCGCGTTTTGTAACACGCGAGGTAACTATTGGCGATGTGCCGATGGGCGGTAATAACCCCATCCGGATCCAGAGCATGACAACCACCAATACCATGGATACCCTGGGTACGGTTGAGCAAAGCATCCGCATGGTTGACGCCGGCTGTGAGTACGTACGTATTACGGCGCCCAGCATTAAAGAGGCCCAGAACCTGGCCGAGATAAAAAAAGAGCTGCGTAAGCGTGGTTATACCGTGCCGCTGGTGGCCGACATCCATTTTACCCCGAACGCTGCCGAAGTAGCCGCGCGGATTGTAGAGAAGGTGCGTGTAAACCCCGGCAACTATGCCGATAAAAAGAAATTTGACCAATTAGAATATACTCCAGCCGAATACCAGGCCGAGTTGGACCGCATCTACCAAAAGTTTGCGCCCCTGGTAAAAATATGTAAAGAATACGGTACTGCTATGCGTATCGGTACCAACCATGGTTCGCTGTCAGACAGGATTATGAGCCAGTACGGTGATACACCGCGTGGCATGGTAGAATCGGCTATGGAATTTATGCGGATGTGCGAGGCGCTTAATTATTATAACCTGGTCATCTCCATGAAATCGAGCAACCCGCAGGTGATGGTGCAAGCCTACCGGATGCTGGTGGAAACAATGGTTGCCGAGGGGATGAACTACCCGCTGCATTTAGGCGTAACCGAAGCCGGCGACGGCGAGGACGGACGCATTAAATCCGCCGTAGGTATAGGCACCTTGCTGGAAGATGGTTTGGGCGATACGGTAAGAGTATCGTTAACCGAAGAGCCTGAATATGAATCGCCGGTAGCCATTGCTCTGGTGAACCGTTATTTTGTAAGAGGACAGAGGGGGGGGAGTCTTGAGTCGGGAGTCTTGAGTCTTGAGCCGGTAGGCTCGAGCCACAACTCAGGACTCACAACTCAAGACTCAAGACTCGAGACTCAGAACTCAGAACTCAAGACTCCAGACCCGGTTACTGAAAGAAGGCACACCTACGAGGCCAACGCTTTTATAGGTGGGCACATGGTACCGAGGGTGGTGGTTGATCTTTCGGCCAAAAACCTGAAAGATCCGGCGGTATTGAATGATGCCGGTTATCTCTATTCGGAACTGTTGGATAAATATAACATGGCCGAGCAGTCGGTTGATTTTGTTTACCTGGCCAATCAGTTGCCCTCGTTTAACTTTCCCGGTAATTTAAAGCAGTTGTATAATTATGAAACCTGGAAAACTTTAACTGATAAAACCAATTGCCACCCGGTTTATAATTTAAGCGAATATATTTCGGCCACTGAGCGTGATTATGCGCTTAATTTAGTGATTGTTAAGCCAGGCGATTTGGAAACAGATGATTTTGGTTTGTTACCTTTAAACAATACCCTGGTTTTTGTACTGGAAACTGACGCCATTAACGGTATGCAGGATCAGCGCGGTTTCTTTTTTAAACTACAGGAATTAGGCTTAGATGTCCCGGTTATCATTAAAAGAACTTATCCCGAAAATGAGTTTGATTTAAGCAAATACGGCGATATCACCAGCCCCGAAGAACCTGTATCTAAATTGCAGCTTTATGCGGCTACCGATATGGGGGCCTTGCTGGTTGATGGGCTTGGAGATGGCATCTGGATAGATGCGCCCTCCATCCCCGTAAAAACTATTACCTCAACAGCTTTCGGAATTTTACAGGCTACACGCTCAAGGATTTCAAAAACCGAATATATCTCTTGCCCAAGCTGTGGCCGTACCTTGTTTGATTTGCAGGAAACCACCCAGATGATCCGCAGTCGCACCAGTCATTTAAAAGGATTGAAAATTGGTATTATGGGATGCATCGTCAATGGTCCCGGCGAAATGGCCGATGCCGATTATGGCTACGTGGGAGCCGGACCGGATAAGATAACCTTATACCGCGGCAAAGAGGTGGTACAAAAAAATGTAAGCGCCGCCAATGCACTCGATCAGTTAATCGGTATTATTAAGGGCGATGGAAACTGGATTGAGCCTGCTGTTTAA
- a CDS encoding glycoside hydrolase family 28 protein: protein MNKLFISAFLLFSTLIARSQDYVITKLGVGADSTKLNTTVIQSVIDKANASGGGTIVIPKGVYLTGALFFKPKTRLRLEEGARLKGSDNIADYPLIPSRMEGRNLDYYAALVNAYHVDNFSITGPGEINGNGLRYWKAFWDHRDSLKKLNQSSTNLEVHRPRLLFIWGCNNVTIQNVKLHNSGFWTTHLYQSNNVLIENCDIRSPFKPVPAPSTDGVDIDVCKKVTIRNCYISVNDDAVCIKGGKGPDAQKLPGNGIVEDVLVENCSFGSAHATLTLGSECIHARNITIRNCKVDNNCPILRLKMRPDTYQLFENVTVENITGTCGQILNLNPWKQFFDLGNSGEKPFGIVKNINFKNIKVKCDNFGDIEGNPADQVSNIVFKNIDATAKTPLNNKYKDVKAENVLLNGKPLIIN, encoded by the coding sequence ATGAATAAGTTATTTATATCTGCCTTTTTATTGTTCAGCACGCTTATCGCTCGGTCTCAGGATTATGTAATTACTAAGCTGGGTGTTGGTGCCGATAGCACAAAATTGAATACAACCGTTATCCAGTCCGTTATTGATAAGGCAAATGCCAGCGGTGGTGGTACCATTGTTATCCCTAAAGGTGTTTATCTTACAGGTGCTTTGTTTTTTAAACCCAAAACCCGCTTACGCTTAGAAGAAGGCGCCAGATTGAAAGGATCGGATAATATTGCGGATTATCCCTTAATACCCTCGCGGATGGAAGGCAGAAATCTTGATTATTATGCCGCCCTTGTTAACGCCTATCACGTAGACAACTTTAGCATTACCGGTCCCGGAGAAATTAATGGCAACGGTTTGCGTTACTGGAAAGCTTTTTGGGATCATCGCGACTCTTTGAAAAAGCTAAATCAATCGAGCACTAACCTGGAAGTACACAGGCCGCGCCTGCTTTTTATTTGGGGATGCAATAACGTCACTATCCAAAATGTTAAACTGCACAATTCGGGCTTCTGGACAACCCATCTGTACCAAAGTAATAACGTGCTGATTGAAAATTGTGATATCCGCTCGCCATTTAAACCAGTACCGGCACCCAGTACCGATGGGGTAGATATCGACGTATGTAAAAAAGTAACCATCCGCAACTGCTATATTTCGGTTAATGATGATGCCGTTTGTATTAAGGGAGGGAAAGGCCCGGACGCCCAGAAGTTACCCGGTAACGGTATAGTTGAAGATGTTCTGGTTGAGAATTGCTCTTTCGGATCTGCCCACGCTACGTTAACACTGGGGAGCGAATGCATTCACGCCCGCAATATTACCATCAGAAACTGTAAGGTAGATAATAATTGTCCCATCCTGAGGTTGAAAATGAGGCCTGATACTTACCAATTATTTGAAAATGTTACAGTAGAAAACATCACAGGCACCTGCGGGCAAATTCTTAATCTAAACCCCTGGAAACAATTTTTTGATCTGGGCAACAGCGGCGAAAAGCCATTCGGCATCGTTAAGAATATCAACTTCAAAAACATTAAAGTAAAATGCGATAACTTTGGTGATATTGAAGGGAACCCGGCCGACCAGGTTTCTAACATTGTATTCAAAAATATCGATGCTACAGCCAAAACGCCTTTAAATAATAAGTACAAGGATGTAAAGGCTGAAAATGTGCTGTTGAATGGCAAACCGTTAATTATCAATTAA
- a CDS encoding MlaE family ABC transporter permease, translated as MLYHLGRYILLMKLSFKRPEKFSVYWAEVMREMVSIGLGSLGIISIISVFIGAVATIQTAFQLVSDFIPKTIVGTITRDSTILEFSPTISALVLAGRVGSSIASQIGTMRVTEQIDALEIMGVNAPGYLISPKIISGVLMIPLLTVISISLGLLGGYIACAASSEVSTADYITGLTDGFKTIILQVSMVKATFFGFIITSICAYQGFYTSGGALEVGQSATRGVVFSCIFILFADLVISRLML; from the coding sequence ATGCTATACCACCTGGGAAGATATATACTCTTGATGAAACTAAGCTTTAAGCGGCCCGAAAAGTTTAGTGTTTACTGGGCCGAAGTAATGCGCGAAATGGTATCTATCGGATTAGGTTCCCTGGGTATTATCAGCATCATATCGGTTTTTATTGGGGCTGTGGCCACCATTCAAACTGCTTTCCAGTTGGTGAGCGATTTTATCCCTAAAACCATAGTAGGTACCATCACCCGCGACTCTACCATCCTGGAGTTTAGCCCTACTATATCGGCACTGGTACTGGCCGGTCGGGTGGGCTCAAGCATAGCATCCCAAATTGGAACCATGCGCGTAACCGAACAGATCGACGCGCTCGAGATTATGGGCGTAAATGCTCCCGGTTATCTCATTTCGCCTAAAATCATATCGGGCGTGCTCATGATCCCCTTATTGACGGTGATATCCATCAGCCTGGGTTTACTGGGCGGCTACATAGCCTGTGCAGCATCAAGCGAAGTATCAACGGCCGATTATATTACCGGCTTGACAGATGGTTTTAAAACTATTATTTTACAGGTAAGTATGGTTAAAGCCACCTTTTTTGGCTTTATTATTACTTCCATTTGCGCTTACCAGGGGTTTTATACATCGGGTGGCGCTTTAGAGGTTGGTCAATCAGCCACACGCGGCGTAGTTTTCAGCTGTATCTTTATCTTATTTGCCGACTTAGTTATTTCGCGTTTGATGCTATGA